The following proteins come from a genomic window of Lycium ferocissimum isolate CSIRO_LF1 chromosome 4, AGI_CSIRO_Lferr_CH_V1, whole genome shotgun sequence:
- the LOC132052361 gene encoding uncharacterized protein LOC132052361 isoform X1, whose product MKKMHSSRIVVQALPAPGAPDYWDTEKSKKSGTKLRKLNSNASFSRGKYNKDVDDFIPRQSERIRNKQNRRINALCLGAPARIMNQENNSHILSSDNMKSSTQVRSCIQDLSAWKVKKKRSILNSKSNSLENNVITCEQENAASVDEGRTSEMGVNTCYEGDLVISSSEIGACPPKNTCDGVEETSRKNPSKSGTDCDLETCSDRCNDISKGHIFVTSESKSVSEVENRNEAVPNVDNSMTSESGVNNAAIERRGLRIYPRLEMLITYSRKRRKNSSAPASSLPFITTNATSSFPITENKTTTSSDRYQVSISYSNNLPEEVTAGGGTLLMGVQQMLLEKAAGDSSCSETWNKKETIQDDNQKGNINSSVASIKDESPINSKTESSEQEKRNETDAVVNMSYDIEFAKESSRYAMPCDLRASSDTHCIITTNEPLNGERQSATEDSPSQSRASGFVAEKSQITNVGIIPPLGRALNAHSSKKLLVLDVNGLLADIVPLRYVPYSLEASIIVSGKAVFKRPFHDDFLQFCFERFHVGVWSSRIKRNMELVLDFLLGDAKQKLLFCWDQSHCTDTGFPVVGKRRSKPIILKKLKKLWDNYEPDLPWERGEFDESNTLLLDDSPHKALCNPPNTAIFPNSYHYMDEKDDSLAGPGGDLRVYLEGLSMAENVQKYVESNPFGQRPITEKNASWRYYRKVIAADAYLQESRANKFSTYKCRH is encoded by the exons ATGAAAAAGATGCATAGCAGTAGGATTGTTGTCCAGGCATTGCCTGCGCCTGGGGCTCCAGACTATTGGGACACTGAGAAGAGTAAGAAGAGTGGTACTAAACTGAGAAAGCTGAACAGCAACGCTTCTTTTAGCAGAGGAAAGTATAACAAAGATGTtgatgacttcattcctcgGCAGTcagaaagaataagaaacaaGCAAAATAGGAGGATCAATGCTTTGTGTTTAGGAGCTCCAGCGAGGAtcatgaatcaagaaaataattcacATATATTGTCTTCTGACAATATGAAATCAAGTACACAAGTAAGAAGTTGCATTCAGGACTTGAGTGCATGGAaggtaaagaaaaaaagaagcatTCTGAACAGCAAGTCCAATTCCTTGGAGAATAATGTAATTACTTGTGAACAGGAAAATGCTGCTTCTGTAGATGAAGGTAGAACTTCAGAGATGGGAGTTAACACATGCTATGAAGGAGATCTGGTGATCAGCAGTAGTGAGATAGGGGCATGTCCGCCTAAGAATACGTGCGATGGGGTAGAAGAAACTAGTCGGAAGAATCCCTCTAAGTCTGGTACTGATTGTGATCTTGAAACTTGTAGTGATAGGTGCAATGACATTTCTAAGGGTCACATTTTTGTTACTTCAGAATCAAAATCTGTCTCTGAAGTTGAAAACCGGAACGAGGCAGTTCCTAATGTAGACAATAGTATGACTTCTGAAAGTGGTGTCAACAATGCTGCAATTGAGAGGAGGGGTCTACGAATATACCCAAGACTGGAAATGCTGATAACTTATTCCAGGAAGAGGAGAAAGAATTCTAGTGCTCCTGCAAGCAGTTTACCATTTATCACGACGAATGCTACCTCCTCTTTCCCAATTACGGAAAACAAAACAACCACCAGCTCAGATCGCTACCAAGTGTCTATATCGTACTCCAATAATTTGCCTGAAGAAGTCACTGCCGGAGGTGGTACCTTGTTGATGGGTGTGCAACAAATGTTATTAGAGAAGGCAGCAGGTGACAGTTCATGCAGTGAAACAtggaataaaaaggaaacaatTCAGGATGATAATCAGAAAGGGAACATCAACAGTTCAGTGGCTTCCATCAAGGATGAGTCTCCAATAAACTCCAAGACAGAAAGTTCTGAGCAGGAGAAGAGAAACGAGACAGACGCTGTCGTGAATATGTCATATGATATTGAATTCGCTAAAGAGAGTTCGCGTTATGCAATGCCATGTGATCTTAGGGCCTCCAGTGACACTCATTGTATTATCACAACCAATGAACCCTTGAATGGGGAAAGACAATCAGCAACTGAAGATAGTCCTTCTCAGTCAAGAGCGAGTGGTTTTGTAGCTGAGAAGAGCCAAATCACAAATGTGGGTATCATCCCTCCCTTGGGGAGAGCGCTTAATGCACATTCCAGTAAAAAGCTTCTTGTACTTGATGTGAATGGATTACTTGCTGATATTGTTCCACTTCGATACGTCCCATATAGTTTGGAGGCGAGTATCATTGTATCAGGGAAAGCAG TTTTCAAAAGGCCTTTCCATGACGATTTTCTGCAATTCTGCTTCGAGAGATTCCATGTAGGTGTATGGTCATCAAGGATCAA gAGAAATATGGAATTGGTTCTTGATTTTCTGTTGGGAGATGCCAAGCAAAAGTTGCTGTTTTGTTGG GATCAGTCCCACTGCACTGATACAGGTTTCCCTGTTGTTGGGAAAAGGAGGAGCAAGCCTATTATCTTGAAGAAGCTAAAAAAGTTGTGGGATAATTATGAACCGGATCTTCCGTGGGAGAGAGGTGAATTTGATGAGTCGAACACTCTTCTATTGGACGACTCTCCTCACAAAGCATTGTGTAATCCA CCAAACACAGCaatatttccaaattcatacCACTACATGGATGAGAAAGATGACTCGTTAG CAGGGCCTGGTGGTGATTTGCGTGTTTATCTTGAAGGATTATCCATGGCAGAAAATGTTCAAAAGTATGTGGAGAGTAATCCATTTGGTCAACGACCTATCACTGAAAAGAACGCGTCTTGGCGTTACTATCGTAAGGTTATTGCAGCTGATGCGTATTTACAAGAAAGCCGTGCTAACAAATTCTCTACTTATAAATGTCGACACTGA
- the LOC132052361 gene encoding uncharacterized protein LOC132052361 isoform X2 has translation MKKMHSSRIVVQALPAPGAPDYWDTEKSKKSGTKLRKLNSNASFSRGKYNKDVDDFIPRQSERIRNKQNRRINALCLGAPARIMNQENNSHILSSDNMKSSTQVRSCIQDLSAWKVKKKRSILNSKSNSLENNVITCEQENAASVDEGRTSEMGVNTCYEGDLVISSSEIGACPPKNTCDGVEETSRKNPSKSGTDCDLETCSDRCNDISKGHIFVTSESKSVSEVENRNEAVPNVDNSMTSESGVNNAAIERRGLRIYPRLEMLITYSRKRRKNSSAPASSLPFITTNATSSFPITENKTTTSSDRYQVSISYSNNLPEEVTAGGGTLLMGVQQMLLEKAAGDSSCSETWNKKETIQDDNQKGNINSSVASIKDESPINSKTESSEQEKRNETDAVVNMSYDIEFAKESSRYAMPCDLRASSDTHCIITTNEPLNGERQSATEDSPSQSRASGFVAEKSQITNVGIIPPLGRALNAHSSKKLLVLDVNGLLADIVPLRYVPYSLEASIIVSGKAVFKRPFHDDFLQFCFERFHVGVWSSRIKRNMELVLDFLLGDAKQKLLFCWDQSHCTDTGFPVVGKRRSKPIILKKLKKLWDNYEPDLPWERGEFDESNTLLLDDSPHKALCNPPNTAIFPNSYHYMDEKDDSLGPGGDLRVYLEGLSMAENVQKYVESNPFGQRPITEKNASWRYYRKVIAADAYLQESRANKFSTYKCRH, from the exons ATGAAAAAGATGCATAGCAGTAGGATTGTTGTCCAGGCATTGCCTGCGCCTGGGGCTCCAGACTATTGGGACACTGAGAAGAGTAAGAAGAGTGGTACTAAACTGAGAAAGCTGAACAGCAACGCTTCTTTTAGCAGAGGAAAGTATAACAAAGATGTtgatgacttcattcctcgGCAGTcagaaagaataagaaacaaGCAAAATAGGAGGATCAATGCTTTGTGTTTAGGAGCTCCAGCGAGGAtcatgaatcaagaaaataattcacATATATTGTCTTCTGACAATATGAAATCAAGTACACAAGTAAGAAGTTGCATTCAGGACTTGAGTGCATGGAaggtaaagaaaaaaagaagcatTCTGAACAGCAAGTCCAATTCCTTGGAGAATAATGTAATTACTTGTGAACAGGAAAATGCTGCTTCTGTAGATGAAGGTAGAACTTCAGAGATGGGAGTTAACACATGCTATGAAGGAGATCTGGTGATCAGCAGTAGTGAGATAGGGGCATGTCCGCCTAAGAATACGTGCGATGGGGTAGAAGAAACTAGTCGGAAGAATCCCTCTAAGTCTGGTACTGATTGTGATCTTGAAACTTGTAGTGATAGGTGCAATGACATTTCTAAGGGTCACATTTTTGTTACTTCAGAATCAAAATCTGTCTCTGAAGTTGAAAACCGGAACGAGGCAGTTCCTAATGTAGACAATAGTATGACTTCTGAAAGTGGTGTCAACAATGCTGCAATTGAGAGGAGGGGTCTACGAATATACCCAAGACTGGAAATGCTGATAACTTATTCCAGGAAGAGGAGAAAGAATTCTAGTGCTCCTGCAAGCAGTTTACCATTTATCACGACGAATGCTACCTCCTCTTTCCCAATTACGGAAAACAAAACAACCACCAGCTCAGATCGCTACCAAGTGTCTATATCGTACTCCAATAATTTGCCTGAAGAAGTCACTGCCGGAGGTGGTACCTTGTTGATGGGTGTGCAACAAATGTTATTAGAGAAGGCAGCAGGTGACAGTTCATGCAGTGAAACAtggaataaaaaggaaacaatTCAGGATGATAATCAGAAAGGGAACATCAACAGTTCAGTGGCTTCCATCAAGGATGAGTCTCCAATAAACTCCAAGACAGAAAGTTCTGAGCAGGAGAAGAGAAACGAGACAGACGCTGTCGTGAATATGTCATATGATATTGAATTCGCTAAAGAGAGTTCGCGTTATGCAATGCCATGTGATCTTAGGGCCTCCAGTGACACTCATTGTATTATCACAACCAATGAACCCTTGAATGGGGAAAGACAATCAGCAACTGAAGATAGTCCTTCTCAGTCAAGAGCGAGTGGTTTTGTAGCTGAGAAGAGCCAAATCACAAATGTGGGTATCATCCCTCCCTTGGGGAGAGCGCTTAATGCACATTCCAGTAAAAAGCTTCTTGTACTTGATGTGAATGGATTACTTGCTGATATTGTTCCACTTCGATACGTCCCATATAGTTTGGAGGCGAGTATCATTGTATCAGGGAAAGCAG TTTTCAAAAGGCCTTTCCATGACGATTTTCTGCAATTCTGCTTCGAGAGATTCCATGTAGGTGTATGGTCATCAAGGATCAA gAGAAATATGGAATTGGTTCTTGATTTTCTGTTGGGAGATGCCAAGCAAAAGTTGCTGTTTTGTTGG GATCAGTCCCACTGCACTGATACAGGTTTCCCTGTTGTTGGGAAAAGGAGGAGCAAGCCTATTATCTTGAAGAAGCTAAAAAAGTTGTGGGATAATTATGAACCGGATCTTCCGTGGGAGAGAGGTGAATTTGATGAGTCGAACACTCTTCTATTGGACGACTCTCCTCACAAAGCATTGTGTAATCCA CCAAACACAGCaatatttccaaattcatacCACTACATGGATGAGAAAGATGACTCGTTAG GGCCTGGTGGTGATTTGCGTGTTTATCTTGAAGGATTATCCATGGCAGAAAATGTTCAAAAGTATGTGGAGAGTAATCCATTTGGTCAACGACCTATCACTGAAAAGAACGCGTCTTGGCGTTACTATCGTAAGGTTATTGCAGCTGATGCGTATTTACAAGAAAGCCGTGCTAACAAATTCTCTACTTATAAATGTCGACACTGA